The sequence TGATGCCAGCCTGAATGGCCACGCCTGTAACCACAGCCAGGTCGGGGTCTACTGACGTGTTGGGCTCCTTCCCAAAGTACTCGCTAATAATCTTCCTGATGCGTGGTATCCTGGTGGACCCTCCGACCAGGACGATCTCATCCACATCCTCTTTCTCCAGGTGGCCTTCGGCTAACACAGTTTCAACAGGGGCCAGAATCTTCTGGAAAAGGTCCTTGTTGAGCTCCTCAAAGAGCTCGCGAGTGATTTCAGCATGGAAGAGAACCAGGGAGGGAGCGGAGCCTTCGGGGGACTCGGAGCCGTCATGGGTGTGAAGGTGCAGCGGGACCCTGATTGTGGCGCTGGGTTGGAGGGTGAGGTTGAGCTTAGCGGCTTCTACAGCTTGTCGGAGACGGTGGATGTCCTCCTTGAGGGCAGGTGGGACACCGAACTCCTGACGAACTCGCTCTGTGGTGTACTGCAGGAGCCTCTGACTGAAGTCTTGACCTCCCAGTTTGTTATTTCCTGCAAATTATACAACATAAAATATTACTACGCTGCTTCCTTCAGTGACAACAGTcgattttaagaaaaaaagctgctttgtttcagaccataaaaacaaaaattgcatCAGGTTGTTGTCTAAACAGATGCTTGTCATCTGCTAAACATAAAGTTGTGACCACAAATTCATGAAGAGGTGAgcacagaataaaacaatgaaGGTTCTAAGCCATGAACTGCTCAACAATGACCTCCTTATCATGCTCTTTTTTAAAGTATCTATTTATTTCttagctttttttccctttattgaCAGGGATACTGGAGAGAGACATGTGAGGCAGTAAATGGTGCAACTGATTGGGATTCAAACCAGGGACTCATTACTCTGGGCATCAGTGCCTCTGTGGGTGTGAAACTGTAAAACGCATTACCTGCCATTGCCCTGGTGAGGAACATGCCTCCCTGTTTGTTGAGCAGAGACACATCCAAGGTCCCTCCACCGAGATCCACCACCAGCACATTAAACACGTCCACCTTGTGCAGCCCGTAGGCCATGGCTGCAGCCGTGGGCTCGTTGATCACACGCAGGATCTCCAAGCCTGCGGGAGAGTTAGCGGATTTATTCATATTACTGATATCGGGCAcatagtccattaaaaagttCTACTGAAAGatttctgcaggttttctgtgtgtgtagtaGTGTGATATATGCAGATGACATCCAAACAAAACATCCCTTTTTAAAGTCAAGTGCTGAATGTGCAGCTTTCATCAGGACATTCAAAGCTCAACATGACAAAATAATCAGCAAACTGACCAGCGAGGTTGGCAGCCCTGACAGTGTAGTTCCTCTGTCTCTCATCAAATTCAGCGGGCACCGAGATGACGGCCTTCTGGATGGGTACACCCAGCTGTCGCTCTGCCATCTTCCTCATCTTCAGCAGCAGCCTGGAGCCGATGAACTCCGGACTAACAGTGAAGGTATGGTTGGTGGAGATGACAAACTCTGCACTTCCGTTGTTGTTTATCacctggaggaggagcagagaaTAAACATATATGAAGGTGTtgggagagaagaaaaatgaaaacatattatCAAGATTACTTTAGTGAACTTGTCAAGTTAGGAATGACAACAATAGCTAGGTTAAGGTGTGAAGATTTGTGAGGTTAACCTCTACATTAAAAACGTAATTATCAAACAGAATGGGGTTGAAAATCAACCTGGGCTCTGGATAAAGAGTTTTGAGCTTTCAAAACTATATTATCAATTTACAAAAGAGGAAATATATCTTCTGGGATTAGAGGAAAGACACTCAGAGATCACTCCCAGCATGACCCACCTTAAACGGGTATCTAGCACTCTCCTGCTCCAGAACATTTGGCTCAAATATCTTCCCAATGAACCTCTTGGCATCGTACACGGTGTTTTGGGGGTTGCTGTCGGCCAGATCCACGGCTTCATGCCCGGACAGCACCGCGGTGGTGGTGAAGGAGACGGCGCTGGGGATgctcttcctcccctcttcgTCTGCTATCACCTCCACCTCCCCGCTGCCCGGGTGGAAAACGCCGACGGAGCAGAAGGTGGTGCCCAAGTCCAGGCCGATAACTCTGGGTTTGGGCGGCGGCAGGTACTGCTGACCCAGATAACCGGCCAGAAACAGGGCCAGGATGACAGAACCTGCGGCACGGAAGCAACACGAGTATAACAGGTGACCACAGCTGTTAGCTCATGTGTTAGCATCCGAAAATAGCCGGAATTCAACTTACCAATCATAGAAATCTCTCCGGCCATCGTCACACACCGCTGCGAAGTTCCCTACCGCCgaaatttcacaaaatgtcGGTAAAATTGTTCAAGTTGCGGTATGATGATGTCCGGTTTTGACAACTGGATGACGCTAAACAGGAATTTTTCAGTCTGCCAACAAAACACACGTCAACGTTGTATGAGTCCATGTGGATGCTGGGTAATGTAGTTTATAGTCTACACAGCCGACGAAACAGAGCGCAGGAGATGTTAGCTTTGAACTACAGTTCCCATCAACACTAGCGGCATACTGCGTCTGGCGACAGTTTTGTGACGTACACATGTTCTCGGGCCAATCAGACACAGCCAAAGCAACGGcgttcagaaaagaaaaaaaaaataagaaacgtggacaatgaaataaaatatttaatttttatcatcattcttaaataacaataattattatttctaaGCTAactcttttattttaaatctttttatcTTCCTTAAGTTTTTTTACTTGTCTATGTTCAATGTATACTTTAAAACGTCAactaaaaatagtaaaaaaaaaggaaaataaataataatacttaCTAAATAAtgctaaaattattattattattattattattattattattattattattattattattattattattattattattattattattattattattatttcagtcaagtcaattgttttttatttatgtaccATATTTAATTGATGGCTGTTAAAGGATGCATCATGCTTTCAAAACTATCCAACATTGTACTGGTGGGTAAAATACATTTCTCTGTcatcaaaacagacaaaaaaaaggacagaaatcatattttactgtatttctttaattttatttacaaaaatcaatgaaaacagaTGACTTTCCCATGAGCTTAGACACAGACTCTCTGACACACTCTTTCATTCACATACATGTTCAAAAAATAGCACACACATTAATCTGTACAGTATACAATATAGGCAAGATCTGAATATGCAATTGTCAAATCCAAACACTAGAACATATATGAGAAACTCCTTTACCAATATCACTTcattcacaagaaaaaaaaatacactggaAGTTAAAGTGAGATTGGATGGAATGACAAAGGTAAAAATGATGCAGCtgtgataaataaaggctttaaatgcaaaaacactgaatgatttAGAATGCAATAAATATATCTGATATTAAATCGATGAAACGCCACTTCCTTCgcaacttaaaaaaatacagtctgaaaaATCAACACTTGGAACTTTTATCTTGATAAAGTGACAAATGGATAAGATGACATCTAGAACGCTGGTTGCTGGTTTTTCCTGTCACACTTTTAAAAACTTTCTACTTTAGGCAAACTTGTGTCTGGAACAGGGGCGCAAACATAACATTTTGAGAAGATTAAaggtacatttttttaaccattttaatcAGAGTCATAAGAAAACATGCAACTCCCCAATTCCAAATGTCAGCGTATCCATTTGACAAACGAGCACTTCATGAGTCCACCGCCTCTGTGACGTGTTCTGTGTCGTCTTTGCTGTCTGAACATTCAGACGGGATGAAGCAGCCCGAGTCTCTGGGACAGTCGCTGTCTTCTTCCTGTAGACTGTGGGAGGACTTGTGCTCCTCCGCATCCCTGACATCATCACCTGCACCCACAAAACCAGTGGAATTATATCAAATGTCATAATATTACTAACCACATTAGAGAAGTTGGAATCTGATTCACTCAGTGGAAATTAACCAATATGTAGATTTGCCAGGCTGATGCACTTTGACATTTCCTGCTGTTATAGCAACAGCACTGTGCTATATTATTAATAGTGTAAGTGGTGTAATGACCTCAATATAAAATTAATTTGTGCGTATATAACCACACATCCACGCCACCTTGTTTAAGATATTTCCACTCTGAACAGTAACAATATTCCACCATTCTTTCCTTTTGTTACTTCACTGACAGAAGCTGCTAATCCTTACAGAGCACTAAACTAATGGAGTTTAGCTTGATGAAATTACTGGCACCTCATGTGAGTTAACGAGCTTGGCAGGGTCACGCTGCCATCTGTTTAGTAACACTGGctttcaaagtgaaaaaattagTGACCTCTAAATTGTCATGCACGCAGGTTACATTCAATAAAGCATGAACACACCGATGAAACTCCCCAGTGAATGTTGTTCCGTCTTCATACTGGAagtagttttgttttcattcaccCAGGCCTCTGTGATAATCTGCCTTCTGCTTTAAGACTTCAGATTACAGGAACACCTTCTGTCCTCTTAAGCACTTTCTGTCTGACTAACAGGAAATCACCGGTAAGCCTCTCGCTGGGTGcaggatgtgtttctgttcagtGGCACAAATGTCTCAGCTTTTACctgcttttttacattttaactgaacttttttaaaaaattctccaGCAGATATTACgttgaaaaaaatacacttagATTGTTCAATAGTAACAAATGCAAGAGTATAATTTGTT comes from Amphiprion ocellaris isolate individual 3 ecotype Okinawa chromosome 7, ASM2253959v1, whole genome shotgun sequence and encodes:
- the hspa13 gene encoding heat shock 70 kDa protein 13, with translation MAGEISMIGSVILALFLAGYLGQQYLPPPKPRVIGLDLGTTFCSVGVFHPGSGEVEVIADEEGRKSIPSAVSFTTTAVLSGHEAVDLADSNPQNTVYDAKRFIGKIFEPNVLEQESARYPFKVINNNGSAEFVISTNHTFTVSPEFIGSRLLLKMRKMAERQLGVPIQKAVISVPAEFDERQRNYTVRAANLAGLEILRVINEPTAAAMAYGLHKVDVFNVLVVDLGGGTLDVSLLNKQGGMFLTRAMAGNNKLGGQDFSQRLLQYTTERVRQEFGVPPALKEDIHRLRQAVEAAKLNLTLQPSATIRVPLHLHTHDGSESPEGSAPSLVLFHAEITRELFEELNKDLFQKILAPVETVLAEGHLEKEDVDEIVLVGGSTRIPRIRKIISEYFGKEPNTSVDPDLAVVTGVAIQAGIMGGSWPLQVSAIEIPNRHLRKTNFS